CCAAAAACAATACGTCAGGCTGCAACTGAAGAGCTTTCATCACCGCATCTTCGCCTGAATCAGCCTCTCCAATAATTTCAATACGTTCATGCTCTTTTAATAAATAAATCAGTTCCTCGCGGCTAAACCGTTCATCATCTACAACTACAGCCGTTATACGTTTACCCAATTCGCTTCCTCCTTCCTAGGAAGTAAAAAAGAAATCGTTGTTCCTTCTCCTAGTACACTCTCGATGTGTAAGCAAGCTGCTTCCCCGTGCATATGGACGAGTCGCTCATTCACATTATATAAACCAAGCCCAGTTCCTTTTTCAGACTCCACTTGAATCTTACCAAGACTCTTCAGCCTTTCAGGAGCAATTCCTGGTCCATTATCTGTTACAGAAACAAGGACCCCCTGTGATTTCTTCTGAACGGCTACACGTATTTCCGTTTGTCCGTCTTGTTCTTTCACTCCATGTTTCATACAGTTTTCAACTAATGGCTGTAAGGTCAAAGGGGCGATCCGTTCCTTTAGTGCTTCCTCATCTACCTCATACTCCACGTGAAGATGATCCACAAAACGTGTTTCCTCAACTAATAAGTAGGCTTTCACATGGTGAATCTCTTCTTCTAATGTAATCCACTTCCGAGTTGTAGCACTCAAATTCTGTCTGAAATATTTCGATAAAGCAATTAAGACTGCACGAGCCCTTTTAGGTTCTGTTCTTATTAGCGAAACAATTACATTTAACGAGTTAAATAAAAAATGAGGATTTACTTGAGCTTGTAATGCTTTGACCTCAGCCTCTCGGGCCAATTCCTGAGCTTTCTCAGCCTCTGCAATTTCTAACTGTTGCCCAAGTAGAGCACTAAGACCTTGAATTAACTCAAGTATCACATTGGAAATTTCTTTCTCCGATCTTACGTAGAATTTAAGTGTGCCTACCACTTCATTCTTTCTCTTTAAAGGAGCAATAATAGCAGCCCCAAGAGGACAGTTGGCTTTTGTGCAATGGATATCTTCATGCTTCACAATCAGTCTCGTACCCGTATGAATCACTTCCCTCGTAGCTGATGTCTGAATAACTTCCCCCGATTTATGATGATCATCAGCCAGTCCTACATGGGCCAAGATCACTTCATGATTTGTCATTGATATGGCACTAACATCCACTTCCTTAAAGATGATTTCACACGTACGTTTAGCAGACGTTTCATTTAACCCCCTTCGCATATAGGCAATGGTTGACTCAGCTAGGGTCAAGGCCTTCTGAGCCTGAAGCGCCCCCACTTTTTCTTCTTCATGTAAAACATTTCTTATAATGAGTAAGAAAAGGGCTGAGCCTACCCCATTGGCAACTATCATAGGCACACCAATTTCTTGAACCAGTTCAAATGCCTGGGTAAATGGCTTTGACATCACTAAAATAACAACCATTTGAACAGTCTCAGCTAATGCGCCTACGAATAAAGCTGTTTTCAAACGGAGAGATTTATCCTTCTTATGAAAAGCTCCCGCAAGTAAACCTGCTATAACAGCTGAAATACCACATGCCAATCCTGTAAATCCGCCTAATGAAAATCGGTGAAGACCCGCAATTAAACCTGCTCCAACTCCAATTCGATATCCACCAAATAATCCAGCGGCGACAATACCGATTACCCTGGAGTTGGCAATCGCTTCTTCCCCACTTAATTTATAAGCAAACGAACCGTACTCAAACGATAACGTATCATAGGTAATCCCTGTATAAGTTCCAATAATGCCAAATAGACCAAAAAAACCAATAGCAACATACCGCTGCTTCGAGGTAAGAGTCTTCTTATCAACCAACTCTCTAAAAAAGCGAAACCTCGTAATCACAAAGGCTACTGTAACAATAATGCCCAATCTTTCTAACATTGGCAGAAATAACTCAAGCACGCTCCCCCTCCTCCCCGTTGTTTAATAAACTCATTGTAGCACGACTCTTAACGCATAGAAAAAGCAGCTTAAGATCCCTAATAAGATGCTCAAGCTGCTCCAAAAGTTTATACAAGCACTTCTTTTTCGATTTGTTTCATTCTATAAAAATACCCCTCATGCCTCATTAATTCCTGGTAAGAACCTGATTCTACGACTTCGCCTTGGTCAAGCACAATAATTTGATCCATCTTCTCAAGCCCCATTAGTCTGTGACTAATAAGAATGAGGGTATCGTGCTTTGCTCTTTGGAATACGTGCTCATATATATGTTGTTCAGTAACAGCGTCAAGAGAGGAAGTCGGTTCGTCGAGCAACCATAACGATTCGTCTTTTAACAACGCTCTCGCAATTGCCAGACGCTGTTTTTCCCCGCCAGATAAGTTCTCTCCCTTTTCAAGAACTGACTGATCCAAGTCAAAATGACTCAAGTCCACATGGGTCAGAACTTCATAAAGTCTATCATCTCCAGCATGCTCGTCTGCGATCTGAAGGTTATCCCGTATGGTTCCGTAAAAGTAGTGATTCTCTTGCTGAACCACATTGGTACGTGCCCAGATGTCTTCTTGACTAACTTCATGTTGTGGGGTCTCATTAAATAAAATCGATCCACTTGCAGGGTTGTAAAACTTCAACAGCAATTGAAATAGAGTAGATTTCCCAGATCCACTAGCACCCACGATCGCCGTCTTTGAACCTGCTGGAATGTGAAGGGTCACATCCTTCAAAGAATCTCTTTCCTCTCCAGGGAAAGAGAACGATACGCCTTTTAAGTCGATTGAAAATGCTTGGTCTACAGGCAAACTACTCGTTACCTCTACTTGTTCTTCCTCATCCTGGACAACTTCGTGAAGGCGCTTGGCTGCCCTACGACTATCTTCAAAGTGAGCAGGAACTAATGCCATTGGTACAGCATTTTCAAATACCGTTAATGAAATCATGATGAGCATTGCTAAGAATACGCCATCTAATTGATTATTTGCCACCAGATAAGCTCCAAATGCAATAACAAGCCATGATACCAGGAGTGTCACCATACTATTTAATGACTGATGATACGAGGCCATCTTGCCTTCTTTCTCCTGCTCATCAATATAACGAACAGATGCTTCTTCTAACTCCTTCTCTTTCGCATCGAGTTGCTGATAAAGCTTTAAATCCATAAATCCATATAAGAATTCGGTCACTTCACTAGACAAAGCACCTCGTTCTTCACGTAATCGGACTTCGATTCTTCGTTGCTTAAAAGCAAACCATGCCGGGAGAATGACCCCTGTCAGAAACAAGCCAAACAGCAATAATAACGCCACGGTGATGGAGTAAAAGACTGTAAAAAGAATCGTTGCGAAGAAAATCAATCCGAGCACAATTGGTGGATAATAAACCCGTAAAAAGAAATTTTGCAACCGGTCAATATCGCTAACAATCCTTGATAAAAGGTCTCCTGATCGATATTTATGAAAAATCTTTGGCGCCAATGGCTCTAGTTTCTCATAAAAATTGACCCGCAGCTGACTTAGCATGGTGAATGTAGCTCTGTGGGAATAGAGACGTTCCAAATAACGCCCAAAGGCACGAGCAAACCCCATAATTTTCAAAAAAGCAATCATGAGAGATAACGTATAGATCGGTGGCAGCAAGGCAGCTTTCGAAATCAAGTAACCGCTTGAGGCAAATAAAGCAACAGCTGTAATGCCTGCTAAAAAGCCAAACAACACCGATAAATAGATATCCCTCTTCTCTACCATCATATCCTTCACAACCGCTCTCAGTTCATTCACGTTGCCATACCTCCTTGTTGCGTCCTCACCATGTTCCGGTAGTGAGGATTTGCTTCGATGAGATTTGTATGAGTTCCTTGCTCTAGAACCCTTCCGTCTTCCATATACAAGATCTGATCCGCATGCTTAATCGTATGGAGGCGATGAGCAACCGTAATGACTGTGGCGTTTTGGCTAAGTTCCTGTATGGAGGTTTGTAAAATTTTCTCCGTCTGCAAATCTAATCCAGTTGTAGGTTCATCAAATAAAATGATAGTGGGTTGTTTTAAGAAAGCTCGAGCAATAGCCAGACGTTGTTTCTCTCCTCCTGACAACCCCCGACCACCTTCTCCAACCGGGGTATCATATCCATGTTCGAGTGATTTCACAAGGGGAGCAATGCCTGCTTTTTCAGCAGCTTTCTCGATAGCTTCCCTTGAAACCTCTTCCTTCTTACCAACAGCTATATTGTCTGCAATTGTACCGGAAAAGAGGTAAGGACTCTGAGATATATAACTAATCTGATCAAACCACTCCTCTTCTTTTAGTTCTGAGCGTTTATGGCCATCCACTAAAATGGACCCTTCAGAGACCGGCACGAGCCCTGCTAGTACATGAAGAAGAGTCGTCTTTCCTGATCCGCTTTTTCCTACAATAGCAGTCTGACTATAAGGAGGTAAGGTTATGTTAATATCCTTTAATGCAAACCCTTCTGCTTCATATGAAAAGTGAACACCTTCTAATCGAATAGAAGGAGGTTCCTCTTGATTCTGGATAGAATCATTCCCCCATTGAACAGGATGGTCTTCTGTATTTAAGACGTCTGAAATCTTCTGGGCTGCTCCGGCACTCCCTCTTCCTGTATGAAAGGCCTGGCCTAAGTTTTTAAGAAACAGATAAAACTCGGGCGCCAATATAAGAACAAAAAAGGCCGTGGAGAAAGTAATAGATTGAAACAAGACGAGTCTCAAACCTATTTCAAGTGCAATCAACCCTATACTTAACATTGAAAT
The nucleotide sequence above comes from Pontibacillus chungwhensis. Encoded proteins:
- the cydC gene encoding thiol reductant ABC exporter subunit CydC, which translates into the protein MNELRAVVKDMMVEKRDIYLSVLFGFLAGITAVALFASSGYLISKAALLPPIYTLSLMIAFLKIMGFARAFGRYLERLYSHRATFTMLSQLRVNFYEKLEPLAPKIFHKYRSGDLLSRIVSDIDRLQNFFLRVYYPPIVLGLIFFATILFTVFYSITVALLLLFGLFLTGVILPAWFAFKQRRIEVRLREERGALSSEVTEFLYGFMDLKLYQQLDAKEKELEEASVRYIDEQEKEGKMASYHQSLNSMVTLLVSWLVIAFGAYLVANNQLDGVFLAMLIMISLTVFENAVPMALVPAHFEDSRRAAKRLHEVVQDEEEQVEVTSSLPVDQAFSIDLKGVSFSFPGEERDSLKDVTLHIPAGSKTAIVGASGSGKSTLFQLLLKFYNPASGSILFNETPQHEVSQEDIWARTNVVQQENHYFYGTIRDNLQIADEHAGDDRLYEVLTHVDLSHFDLDQSVLEKGENLSGGEKQRLAIARALLKDESLWLLDEPTSSLDAVTEQHIYEHVFQRAKHDTLILISHRLMGLEKMDQIIVLDQGEVVESGSYQELMRHEGYFYRMKQIEKEVLV
- a CDS encoding sensor histidine kinase, with the translated sequence MLELFLPMLERLGIIVTVAFVITRFRFFRELVDKKTLTSKQRYVAIGFFGLFGIIGTYTGITYDTLSFEYGSFAYKLSGEEAIANSRVIGIVAAGLFGGYRIGVGAGLIAGLHRFSLGGFTGLACGISAVIAGLLAGAFHKKDKSLRLKTALFVGALAETVQMVVILVMSKPFTQAFELVQEIGVPMIVANGVGSALFLLIIRNVLHEEEKVGALQAQKALTLAESTIAYMRRGLNETSAKRTCEIIFKEVDVSAISMTNHEVILAHVGLADDHHKSGEVIQTSATREVIHTGTRLIVKHEDIHCTKANCPLGAAIIAPLKRKNEVVGTLKFYVRSEKEISNVILELIQGLSALLGQQLEIAEAEKAQELAREAEVKALQAQVNPHFLFNSLNVIVSLIRTEPKRARAVLIALSKYFRQNLSATTRKWITLEEEIHHVKAYLLVEETRFVDHLHVEYEVDEEALKERIAPLTLQPLVENCMKHGVKEQDGQTEIRVAVQKKSQGVLVSVTDNGPGIAPERLKSLGKIQVESEKGTGLGLYNVNERLVHMHGEAACLHIESVLGEGTTISFLLPRKEEANWVNV
- the cydD gene encoding thiol reductant ABC exporter subunit CydD, giving the protein MNVLKQHARKQKATRFLLIVSSLLLGVTVIAQALLFVSIVDHIFLKGAQFEEVIPDLISLLFVLVARSALTYWNGRAGVKMASRVKEHFRSQLVSKFSKNPLQASMRGQSGHKVSTVMDAVDEIDGYFSQYIPQVIQTSIVPIMILVVVSMEHFYSGLIMMITAPFIPLFYIIIGIMTKKKSEEQLDKMAIFSGRFLDTLQGLTTLKLFGRARYQKELIEGSSLDFRDATMEVLKIAFVSSLMLELISMLSIGLIALEIGLRLVLFQSITFSTAFFVLILAPEFYLFLKNLGQAFHTGRGSAGAAQKISDVLNTEDHPVQWGNDSIQNQEEPPSIRLEGVHFSYEAEGFALKDINITLPPYSQTAIVGKSGSGKTTLLHVLAGLVPVSEGSILVDGHKRSELKEEEWFDQISYISQSPYLFSGTIADNIAVGKKEEVSREAIEKAAEKAGIAPLVKSLEHGYDTPVGEGGRGLSGGEKQRLAIARAFLKQPTIILFDEPTTGLDLQTEKILQTSIQELSQNATVITVAHRLHTIKHADQILYMEDGRVLEQGTHTNLIEANPHYRNMVRTQQGGMAT